The genomic window AGAGACGAAGACCTTACAAGCAGCGCCCGCCGCAACCGCACAGGCAATTACTCTCGAACGCGTCTATCTCCCCGAGAAGCAGAAGAAGACCGAGATGCTGACCGGCACACCCGCCGAAGTCGCAGCCAAACTGGTGGAGAAGTTGAAGTTTGAAGTGAGGGCGATATGAACGGTGTTCTCGTGCTGATGGAACAGCATGGCGGGAAGTGGAACCGCATGAGCTTCGAAGCGCTCGCAGCGGGTCAGCAACTTGCAGCAAAGCTGGGAGCGGAATGCTCCGCCGCCGTCATTGGCGACGCCGCCGATACGCTTGCCCCTGAGCTGGCCGGTAAAAAACTGGCAAAGATCTTTACCGTGCAACATGCGCTTTTGCAGACCTACACCTCCGATGGATATGTCGCTGCACTGGAGCAATTGGTGAAGCAGACAGACCCGGCTTACGTCCTGCTGCCACACACCTATCAGGTGCGCGACTTTGCCCCGGCACTGGCAACGCGGTTCAAACAGGTGCTCATCAGCGACGTCATCGCCGTTCATGACGGCCCGGTCTTCGTGCGCCAGTTACTACAGGGCAAGTTAAACGCAGACTACAAGCACTCCGGCACAGGACCATGCTTCATTTCGGTGCAGGCCGGAACATTCCGTGCCGAAGCCGTCGCAGCAGGCACCGCGACCGTCGAAGACTTCACTCCCCAACTCGAAGCCAGCCAGATTCGCAACAAACCCGGCGAGCCCTTCCGCGAGGCTGCACAGACAGTCGATCTCAGCGCCGCACCACTGATCGTCTCCGTCGGACGCGGCATCGGCGAGCAGGAGAACATCAGCATCGTCGAAGAGTTAGCAACCGCACTAGGAGCAGAACTGGCCGCGTCGCGTCCCATCTGCGACAACGGCTGGCTACCAATGGAGCGGCAGGTCGGCAGCTCCGGGCAAACCGTCTCGCCCAAGCTGTATCTTGCGATCGGCATCTCGGGTGCGATTCAGCACCTCGTCGGGATGAAGGGCTCAAAGACAGTGATTGCCATCAACAAGGACGAGAACGCACCCATCTTCGAGGTTGCGGACTACGGCGTTGTCGGCGACCTCTTCGAAATCGTTCCAGCTCTTACCAAAGCGGTGCTAGCGGCAAAAAAATAGCATTTGCAATGCACTCACCGCCCATGACTATACTGGGAAATATCTGGTTGTCTGCTTCCCTCCCCAAGTGAATGCATCGAACAGATGTTGCAACGAAGTCGATGGCTGACATGTCCTATAGAACGATTGGCGATGCCGCTACCTCAGTTTTGGAGCGGACAGGTGATGACCGGGACAAGGATGCTCAGCAGGCCATGGGCAGACTGCGGGACAAGTTCGGCCGCGCCATCACTGATCTTCGTGTCTCTGTAACCGATCGCTGCAACTACAAATGCGTCTACTGCCGCACCGGCAACGAAGGCGCGCAATACACTGAACTTGCCATTGCGGATTACCTGCGCATGGTGCGCCGCTTCGTCGCTCTTGGTGTGGAGAAGATTCGTCTGACCGGTGGAGAGCCGCTTCTGCGGCATGGCCTGGTAGAGATGGTCAGCGAGCTGGCACAGATGCGCACGGCCTATATGCCAGATGGAACGCATACCGCTGTCGGCCATCCACTCGATATCGCGCTGACCACAAATGGACACCTGCTCGAAGGCCTGGCCAAGCCTCTGAAAGATGCCGGACTCAATCGCATCACCGTCAGCATGGATGCCGTGGATGCCGAAACATTTGCTGCCATCACCCGCGTTCCTCGCAGCTTCGACCGCGTGATGGCGGGGATACGACAGGCGAAGGCTATCGGCCTGGGGCCCGTGAAGGTGAACTGTGTTCTGTTGCGTGGATTCAACGACAACCAGATCGAGCAGTTCGCTGAGTTCTCCCGCCGCGAAGGCGTCATCGTGCGGTTTATCGAGTTCATGCCGCTTGAGGAAGACCGTAGCTGGAAGCCGGAGACGGTGGTTCCCATGGACGAGGTGGTGGCACGGCTGAATGCGTACCGCCCGCTGGTGGAGCTTGCTCCGAACGCCGCAAGTGAGACTGCAAAACGGTTTACGTTCGACGATGGGCTGGGTGAGATTGGAATCATCGCACCGGTGTCGCGGCCATTCTGCGGCCACTGTAGCCGAGTTCGGCTTACGTCAGACGGAAAGATACGAACCTGCCTGTTTTCGCAGAGCGATCATGACCTTTATGGAGAAATGGTACGAGGTGGAACCGATGAGGAACTCGATGCGTATATTCGCAAGGTAGTGATGCGGAAAGAAGAGCGTCATCACATTGGCGAACCTGATTTTGAGAAACCCTC from Granulicella sp. L56 includes these protein-coding regions:
- a CDS encoding electron transfer flavoprotein subunit alpha/FixB family protein, which gives rise to MNGVLVLMEQHGGKWNRMSFEALAAGQQLAAKLGAECSAAVIGDAADTLAPELAGKKLAKIFTVQHALLQTYTSDGYVAALEQLVKQTDPAYVLLPHTYQVRDFAPALATRFKQVLISDVIAVHDGPVFVRQLLQGKLNADYKHSGTGPCFISVQAGTFRAEAVAAGTATVEDFTPQLEASQIRNKPGEPFREAAQTVDLSAAPLIVSVGRGIGEQENISIVEELATALGAELAASRPICDNGWLPMERQVGSSGQTVSPKLYLAIGISGAIQHLVGMKGSKTVIAINKDENAPIFEVADYGVVGDLFEIVPALTKAVLAAKK
- the moaA gene encoding GTP 3',8-cyclase MoaA; its protein translation is MGRLRDKFGRAITDLRVSVTDRCNYKCVYCRTGNEGAQYTELAIADYLRMVRRFVALGVEKIRLTGGEPLLRHGLVEMVSELAQMRTAYMPDGTHTAVGHPLDIALTTNGHLLEGLAKPLKDAGLNRITVSMDAVDAETFAAITRVPRSFDRVMAGIRQAKAIGLGPVKVNCVLLRGFNDNQIEQFAEFSRREGVIVRFIEFMPLEEDRSWKPETVVPMDEVVARLNAYRPLVELAPNAASETAKRFTFDDGLGEIGIIAPVSRPFCGHCSRVRLTSDGKIRTCLFSQSDHDLYGEMVRGGTDEELDAYIRKVVMRKEERHHIGEPDFEKPSRNMVHIGG